In one window of Bemisia tabaci chromosome 4, PGI_BMITA_v3 DNA:
- the crb gene encoding protein crumbs isoform X3, with translation MTPGGYSYHSGWSLLPLGVLFLTSCAPTFSIQLPGSSLDSTPGPPSLTSSAPSLSLPHREGFFNVTSYARLTPIALNQHIALSFKSCVGGQLFTQRSALNNQQIILEVHREGVVFIAIVASKRFETRLNVNLLDNTWHTVTLLYRSGNLSISVSGHSQLIANATFNPEILKIAFNANDNPEFLVGKGFVGCIQEGPSIVLNSTSVQSFNVIWGPCIMDDEPCSPCAPNVNPCENNGVCQETPRGDYICHCPPGFTGQNCEDELLMTTCDDKTCGNNGSCRLVPGKKNSYECACPPGMNCSETNICMSAPCLNGGTCNPYLDMFNCTCAPGYTGALCELNVDECSSKPCMNGGICLDGINGYRCNCSEDFMGANCELDYNVCAFNPCENNGTCINKTSRDYVCECKSGFEGQNCEKNINDCLHVECPDKRVCVDLVNSYECRCPEGFIGENCSENISHCSNSPCKHNATCEDTPHNYTCHCPPGFEGRHCEADINECEKTKDICNYGICVNNAGSYQCFCRPGFSGDHCDVDFDECLSKPCFNGATCQNKINGFSCICTPGYTGKECNININECQSNPCLHGATCIDGIAAFTCACPVGLTGIVCETNIDDCQSSPCLHNGACIDGINSYTCNCSDTGYEGAHCEVNINDCISNPCVNGAKCVDGVKDYDCICFNGFTGKNCEIDINECESNPCQFNGTCLEHSDIDLFVGRHPTTPPPMMGTLPLPKFFHQDFNYSIASGYECVCVPGVMGTNCEINIQECDSNPCLHGVCQDQIGGYICECEDGFEGLHCETDINECEKYKPCVHGVCIDKRANYFCECPPQYGGKNCSVELVGCNEPNACLNNGTCKPYLDNETEHKFNCTCPYGFHGQICEKVTTMSLSGNSYIMVNTSRDEGYDISFRFKTTLPSGLLALGSGPTYYILKLAQGRLNLHSSLLNKWEGVFIGSQLNDSNWHKVFVAINASHLVLSANEEQTIYPINLNEGATAAHTSFPTTYVGGTTSNLRIFTHGPTSFIGCTQNIIINGQWVVPGDKTNTAAQFFDIEVGCPRRDQCNPNPCQNSGHCIDAWSRFNCTCERPFLGNTCQYNYTAATFGHENSTGSIVSVAVASTARRAIRTIVDISMFIRTRQAKGAIFYLGSSPGTVSFSDETHIAAELEGGELLVRIQLSGSQESYTVGGVKLDDGHNHLIQVVRNVTLVQVKINGTEYFRKTISATGQLDAQVLLLGGMPHLRSSPTPVRQTRNVDRSVRQASDTVSPFKGIIQDVQINNGITTMVVEFFPLRVSDVKIPASFGNVTFDSMAVLQGVISDDSCASNPCANEGECTVTWNDFSCSCPVGYKGKTCQEMEFCQLQDCPLDSECHNLHHGFECVANLTLDGSGNTSLQYTLSRGEQSVPLNSIEFSYRSRYGGMILHISNSLNVYNSDRIYFSIYVFKDQISVAWKLDPNSSREVRKFGKEKADGGWTSVILKIGNNSIQGGFIESSDEPGLSFPPTNFSSSQWENLLINGFVMVGGGETGVSDRNSYITEDGDSTNHVDFSFPEMAMSSVEKYHYKMSSGYYKGCIGEIRIGGLLLPYFTPKQLNSSYFNLRDYFSLTTYDDSEPDVELGCYLCSPSECLNGGKCTNIVESYNCDCPPGYEGDDCSVNIDECANSGCKNSATCVDGIANYTCICPPGWEGWLCDSEINECESNPCLNGGTCLDFVGYFDCSCTPKFVGKICDQLKQVTCSNAPCRNGSTCIDVKNPETSDNFTCSCAEGYVGTYCDIPYCMQEPCKNGGACFTNRPVPFCECAPGFRGELCDENIDDCENSPCKNSGHCIDGIDSFSCNCTGTGYEGATCEIDINECMLLTVKCGEKGKCVNENGGYHCECDVNDCGYNCEMANPCAEFNPCQNGGTCEPVCIDISDYKCICPPGHAGKNCTESPEYSASNFSDIAIIIGPILAILIIATAISLTVFVMMARKKRAMRGTYSPSSQEYCNPRVELDNVMKPPPEERLI, from the exons GATGGTCGCTTTTACCACTTGGGGTCTTGTTCCTGACGTCCTGTGCGCCGACGTTTTCGATACAACTTCCGGGCTCGTCGCTGGATTCCACCCCAGGGCCGCCGTCCCTCACGTCGAGCGCGCCGTCGCTATCCCTGCCGCACAGGGAGGGATTCTTCAACGTCACCTCTTACGCAAGACTGACTCCCATAGCCTTAAATCAACACATAGCTTTAAGTTTTAAGTCCTGTGTCGGCGGCCAGCTTTTCACGCAAAG GTCGGCACTGAACAATCAACAAATAATTTTAGAAGTACATCGAGAGGGTGTGGTTTTCATTGCAATCGTTGCCTCTAAACGATTTGAAACAAGACTGAACGTTAATTTACTGGACAATACCTGGCACACTGTTACGTTATTGTATAGATCTGGAAATCTCTCTATATCAGTTTCTGGTCATTCTCAG CTAATTGCCAATGCAACCTTTAAcccggagattttgaaaatagctTTTAACGCGAACGACAACCCAGAATTTCTAGTCGGAAAAGGCTTTGTGGGATGCATTCAAGAAGGGCCAAGCATAGTTCTTAACTCAACTTCGGTGCAGTCATTCAACGTCATTTGGGGACCTTGTATTATGGATGATGAACCTT gcTCACCATGTGCACCTAATGTCAATCCATGTGAAAATAATGGCGTTTGTCAAGAAACACCAAGAGGAGACTACATTTGTCACTGCCCACCTGGATTTACCG GACAAAATTGTGAAGATGAGCTGCTAATGACAACTTGTGACGATAAGACCTGCGGCAACAATGGATCATGTCGTTTGGTGCCGGGGAAAAAGAATTCGTATGAATGTGCCTGCCCTCCAG GTATGAATTGTAGCGAGACGAACATTTGTATGAGCGCACCTTGCTTGAATGGTGGTACTTGCAATCCTTACCTTGACATGTTCAATTGTACTTGTGCACCAGGCTATACAG GAGCTCTCTGTGAGTTGAACGTGGATGAGTGTTCATCAAAGCCGTGCATGAACGGTGGAATCTGTCTGGATGGCATCAATGGCTATAGATGTAACTGCTCAGAAGATTTTATGGGTGCCAACTGTGAGCTCGACTATAACGTCTGTGCTTTCAACCCCTGCGAAAACAATGGAACCTGCATCAATAAAACATCCAGAGATTACGTCTGTGAATGCAAGAGCG gtTTTGAAGGTCAGAATTGTGAGAAGAACATTAACGACTGTTTGCATGTGGAGTGCCCTGATAAGAGAGTCTGCGTCGATCTTGTCAATAGTTACGAGTGTCGGTGCCCAGAAGGTTTTATCGGCGAAAACTGCTCTGAAAATATAAGCCATTGTAGCAACAGTCCATGTAAACATAATGCCACCTGTGAGGATACTCCGCACAACTACACTTGTCATTGCCCACCAGGTTTTGAAG GTCGGCACTGTGAAGCTGACATCAATGAATGTGAAAAAACCAAAGATATCTGTAATTATGGAATATGCGTTAATAACGCAG GAAGTTATCAGTGTTTCTGCAGGCCTGGATTCTCTGGCGATCATTGCGATGTTGACTTTGATGAGTGCTTGTCAAAGCCATGCTTCAACGGAGCCACTTGCCAAAATAAAATCAACGGTTTCAGCTGTATTTGTACGCCTGGTTACACAG GGAAAGAGTGTAACATAAACATCAATGAATGTCAATCAAATCCTTGCCTCCACGGAGCAACTTGTATAGATGGCATCGCAGCTTTCACTTGTGCATGTCCTGTAGGTCTGACTGGAATAGTGTGTGAAACTAACATCGATGATTGCCAg TCATCTCCTTGTCTACACAATGGTGCCTGCATTGATGGTATTAACAGTTATACATGCAACTGCTCGGATACTGGTTATGAGG GTGCTCATTGTGAGGTCAACATCAATGACTGTATCAGCAATCCATGTGTAAACGGAGCGAAGTGTGTCGATGGAGTGAAGGACTATGATTGCATTTGCTTTAATGGTTTCACAG GGAAAAACTGTGAAATCGATATCAATGAATGTGAGAGTAATCCGTGTCAATTTAATGGTACCTGCCTGGAGCATTCTGATATAGATTTATTCGTTGGTCGTCACCCCACAACGCCCCCGCCAATGATGGGAACTTTACCGCTGCCGAAATTCTTCCACCAAGATTTCAATTACTCCATTGCTAGTGG ttatgaATGTGTATGTGTCCCTGGTGTCATGGGCACAAACTGTGAGATTAATATCCAGGAGTGCGACAGTAATCCTTGTCTTCATGGTGTCTGTCAAGATCAGATCGGTGGCTATATTTGCGAGTGCGAGGACGGTTTTGAAGGACTTCATTGTGAAACGGATATTAATGAATGTGAAAAATACAA ACCATGTGTGCACGGTGTGTGTATCGACAAAAGGGCAAACTATTTCTGTGAATGCCCTCCGCAATATGGAGGCAAGAACTGCTCTGTTGAGCTTGTAGGTTGCAATGAGCCGAATGCTTGTCTAAATAATGGAACTTGTAAACCCTACTTGGATAATGAAACTGAGCACAAATTCAACTGCACGTGCCCATATGGATTCCATGGTCAAATTTGTGAAAAG GTCACAACAATGTCTTTGAGTGGCAACTCGTATATAATGGTGAATACATCAAGAGATGAAGGCTACGATATTTCCTTCCGCTTTAAAACCACCTTACCAAGTGGTCTCCTTGCGTTGGGAAGCGGACCCACTTATTACATTTTGAAACTGGCACAAGGAAGGCTGAATCTTCACTCAAGTTTACTGAACAAGTGGGAGGGTGTTTTCATCGGATCTCAACTGAATGACAGCAACTGGCACAAA gtttttgtCGCTATCAATGCATCCCATCTTGTTCTATCAGCCAATGAGGAGCAAACTATTTATCCCATCAATTTGAATGAGGGTGCAACTGCTGCACACACTAGCTTCCCAACAACTTATGTTGGTGGCACAACATCGAACTTGCGCATTTTTACACATGGACCAACATCTTTCATAGGCTGCACTCAGAATATCATCATCAACGGCCAATGG gttgTTCCTGGTGACAAGACTAACACTGCTGCACAATTTTTCGATATCGAAGTTGGATGTCCTAGAAGGGATCAGTGTAATCCAAATCCATGTCAAAACTCAGGGCACTGTATTGATGCCTGGAGCAGATTCAATTGCACTTGTGAGAGACCATTCCTTGGAAACACTTGCCAATACA ATTACACTGCAGCTACGTTTGGTCACGAAAACTCAACAGGAAGCATTGTGAGTGTTGCAGTAGCATCAACTGCACGAAGAGCCATCCGAACCATTGTTGACATTTCCATGTTTATCCGAACCAGACAAGCAAAAGGCGCTATCTTCTATCTGGGCTCATCGCCTGGTACTGTTTCGTTCTCTGATGAAACCCACATTGCTGCTGAGCTGGAAGGTGGTGAGCTCTTAGTTCGAATCCAGTTAAGTGGCTCTCAAGAATCATACACGGTCGGTGGAGTCAAGTTGGATGATGGACATAATCATTTGATCCAA gttGTTCGAAATGTCACTCTGGTGCAAGTGAAGATCAACGGAACTGAGTACTTCAGAAAAACAATTAGCGCTACTGGCCAGTTAGATGCTCAGGTTTTGCTTCTTGGTGGAATGCCTCACTTGCGCTCCTCTCCTACCCCGGTAAGACAGACAAGAAATGTGGATAGATCAGTGCGACAAGCTTCCGACACGGTATCACCATTCAAAGGAATCATTCAAGATGTGcag ataaACAACGGAATAACAACAATGGTGGTAGAATTCTTCCCTTTGCGAGTGAGTGATGTGAAAATCCCTGCCTCATTTGGGAATGTGACGTTTGACTCCATGGCTGTCTTACAGGGCGTTATATCAGATGATTCCTGCGCATCAAATCCCTGTGCAAATGAAGGAGAATGTACGGTGACTTGGAATGATTTCAG TTGCTCATGCCCAGTTGGCTACAAAGGTAAAACCTGTCAAGAAATGGAATTCTGTCAGCTGCAAGACTGTCCTTTGGACAGCGAATGTCATAACTTGCATCACGGATTTGAGTGTGTCGCTAACTTGACTCTCGATGGAAGTGGAAACACGTCATTGCAATATACTTTATCTCGCGGCGAGCAGTCTGTCCCATTAAATTCAATCGAGTTCTCCTACCGCAGTCGCTATGGAGGAATGATTTTACACATCTCTAACTCTTTGAATGTCTACAATTCAGACCGCATCTACTTCTCCATCTATGTATTCAAGGATCAG ATCTCTGTGGCCTGGAAACTGGACCCGAATAGTAGTCGTGAAGTTCGAAAGTTCGGCAAAGAAAAAGCAGACGGAGGGTGGACATCTGTCATTctcaaaattggcaacaataGTATCCAAGGCGGTTTCATCGAGAGCTCTGACGAACCTGGTCTCTCTTTCCCACCTACAAATTTCTCCAGCAGCCAGTGGGAAAATCTCTTAATTAATGGTTTCGTCATGGTCGGAGGTGGTGAAACAGGTGTTTCAGATAGGAACAGTTACATTACAGAAGATGGTGACAGTACAAACCACGTCGACTTTTCATTCCCAGAAATGGCAATGTCATCTGTCGAGAAGTATCACTATAAAATGTCCAGTGGATATTACAAAGGCTGCATCGGGGAGATCCGAATTGGTGGTCTGCTCCTTCCATACTTTACCCCGAAACAACTGAACTCCTCTTATTTCAACCTGCGTGACTATTTTTCCCTGACAACCTATGATGACAGTGAGCCAGACGTAGAATTGGGCTGTTACCTCTGCTCCCCCTCGGAATGCTTGAATGGAGGCAAGTGCACTAATATTGTTGAGTCTTACAACTGTGATTGTCCACCAGGTTACGAAGGAGATGACTGCTCCGTCAATATTGATGAATGTGCCAACAGTGGTTGTAAAAACAGTGCCACTTGCGTTGATGGTATTGCTAACTACACCTGTATCTGCCCGCCAGGTTGGGAAGGATGGCTCTGTGACTCAGAAATTAACGAGTGTGAGTCAAATCCCTGCCTCAACGGGGGTACTTGTCTCGATTTTGTCGGCTATTTTGATTGTTCTTGTACGCCAAAGTTTGTTGGTAAGATCTGTGATCAGTTAAAGCAAGTCACATGTTCTAATGCCCCATGCAGAAACGGCTCCACTTGTATAGATGTGAAAAATCCAGAAACTAGCGATAATTTCACCTGCAGCTGTGCAGAAGGCTACGTCGGAACTTACTGTGACATTCCATACTGTATGCAAGAGCCTTGCAAGAACGGCGGAGCATGTTTCACAAATCGTCCAGTGCCATTCTGCGAATGCGCACCTGGGTTCAGGGGTGAGctgtgcgatgaaaatattgACGATTGTGAGAACAGTCCATGCAAGAATAGTGGTCACTGTATAGATGGCATAGATTCTTTCTCCTGCAACTGCACAGGAACAGGTTATGAAGGTGCCACCTGCGAAATTGATATCAACGAATGCATGTTGTTGACAGTCAAGTGTGGAGAGAAAGGCAAGTGCGTAAACGAAAATGGTGGCTATCATTGTGAGTGCGATGTCAATGATTGTGGTTACAATTGTGAGATGGCTAATCCGTGTGCAGAGTTCAATCCTTGTCAAAATGGCGGAACCTGTGAGCCAGTCTGTATTGATATCTCCGACTATAAATGCATCTGCCCACCTGGACACGCAGGTAAAAACTGCACAGAGTCTCCTGAGTATAGTGCATCAAACTTCTCTGATATTGCCATTATCATCGGAccaattttagcaattttgatAATAGCTACAGCAATTAGTCTGACAGTGTTTGTAATGATGGCTCGGAAAAAGCGAGCAATGAGAGGCACATACAGCCCAAGCTCACAAGAGTATTGCAACCCTCGCGTTGAGCTAGATAATGTCATGAAACCTCCACCAGAAGAACGGTTGATTTAA
- the crb gene encoding protein crumbs isoform X4 — protein MNGGICLDGINGYRCNCSEDFMGANCELDYNVCAFNPCENNGTCINKTSRDYVCECKSGFEGQNCEKNINDCLHVECPDKRVCVDLVNSYECRCPEGFIGENCSENISHCSNSPCKHNATCEDTPHNYTCHCPPGFEGRHCEADINECEKTKDICNYGICVNNAGSYQCFCRPGFSGDHCDVDFDECLSKPCFNGATCQNKINGFSCICTPGYTGKECNININECQSNPCLHGATCIDGIAAFTCACPVGLTGIVCETNIDDCQSSPCLHNGACIDGINSYTCNCSDTGYEGAHCEVNINDCISNPCVNGAKCVDGVKDYDCICFNGFTGKNCEIDINECESNPCQFNGTCLEHSDIDLFVGRHPTTPPPMMGTLPLPKFFHQDFNYSIASGYECVCVPGVMGTNCEINIQECDSNPCLHGVCQDQIGGYICECEDGFEGLHCETDINECEKYKPCVHGVCIDKRANYFCECPPQYGGKNCSVELVGCNEPNACLNNGTCKPYLDNETEHKFNCTCPYGFHGQICEKVTTMSLSGNSYIMVNTSRDEGYDISFRFKTTLPSGLLALGSGPTYYILKLAQGRLNLHSSLLNKWEGVFIGSQLNDSNWHKVFVAINASHLVLSANEEQTIYPINLNEGATAAHTSFPTTYVGGTTSNLRIFTHGPTSFIGCTQNIIINGQWVVPGDKTNTAAQFFDIEVGCPRRDQCNPNPCQNSGHCIDAWSRFNCTCERPFLGNTCQYNYTAATFGHENSTGSIVSVAVASTARRAIRTIVDISMFIRTRQAKGAIFYLGSSPGTVSFSDETHIAAELEGGELLVRIQLSGSQESYTVGGVKLDDGHNHLIQVVRNVTLVQVKINGTEYFRKTISATGQLDAQVLLLGGMPHLRSSPTPVRQTRNVDRSVRQASDTVSPFKGIIQDVQINNGITTMVVEFFPLRVSDVKIPASFGNVTFDSMAVLQGVISDDSCASNPCANEGECTVTWNDFSCSCPVGYKGKTCQEMEFCQLQDCPLDSECHNLHHGFECVANLTLDGSGNTSLQYTLSRGEQSVPLNSIEFSYRSRYGGMILHISNSLNVYNSDRIYFSIYVFKDQISVAWKLDPNSSREVRKFGKEKADGGWTSVILKIGNNSIQGGFIESSDEPGLSFPPTNFSSSQWENLLINGFVMVGGGETGVSDRNSYITEDGDSTNHVDFSFPEMAMSSVEKYHYKMSSGYYKGCIGEIRIGGLLLPYFTPKQLNSSYFNLRDYFSLTTYDDSEPDVELGCYLCSPSECLNGGKCTNIVESYNCDCPPGYEGDDCSVNIDECANSGCKNSATCVDGIANYTCICPPGWEGWLCDSEINECESNPCLNGGTCLDFVGYFDCSCTPKFVGKICDQLKQVTCSNAPCRNGSTCIDVKNPETSDNFTCSCAEGYVGTYCDIPYCMQEPCKNGGACFTNRPVPFCECAPGFRGELCDENIDDCENSPCKNSGHCIDGIDSFSCNCTGTGYEGATCEIDINECMLLTVKCGEKGKCVNENGGYHCECDVNDCGYNCEMANPCAEFNPCQNGGTCEPVCIDISDYKCICPPGHAGKNCTESPEYSASNFSDIAIIIGPILAILIIATAISLTVFVMMARKKRAMRGTYSPSSQEYCNPRVELDNVMKPPPEERLI, from the exons ATGAACGGTGGAATCTGTCTGGATGGCATCAATGGCTATAGATGTAACTGCTCAGAAGATTTTATGGGTGCCAACTGTGAGCTCGACTATAACGTCTGTGCTTTCAACCCCTGCGAAAACAATGGAACCTGCATCAATAAAACATCCAGAGATTACGTCTGTGAATGCAAGAGCG gtTTTGAAGGTCAGAATTGTGAGAAGAACATTAACGACTGTTTGCATGTGGAGTGCCCTGATAAGAGAGTCTGCGTCGATCTTGTCAATAGTTACGAGTGTCGGTGCCCAGAAGGTTTTATCGGCGAAAACTGCTCTGAAAATATAAGCCATTGTAGCAACAGTCCATGTAAACATAATGCCACCTGTGAGGATACTCCGCACAACTACACTTGTCATTGCCCACCAGGTTTTGAAG GTCGGCACTGTGAAGCTGACATCAATGAATGTGAAAAAACCAAAGATATCTGTAATTATGGAATATGCGTTAATAACGCAG GAAGTTATCAGTGTTTCTGCAGGCCTGGATTCTCTGGCGATCATTGCGATGTTGACTTTGATGAGTGCTTGTCAAAGCCATGCTTCAACGGAGCCACTTGCCAAAATAAAATCAACGGTTTCAGCTGTATTTGTACGCCTGGTTACACAG GGAAAGAGTGTAACATAAACATCAATGAATGTCAATCAAATCCTTGCCTCCACGGAGCAACTTGTATAGATGGCATCGCAGCTTTCACTTGTGCATGTCCTGTAGGTCTGACTGGAATAGTGTGTGAAACTAACATCGATGATTGCCAg TCATCTCCTTGTCTACACAATGGTGCCTGCATTGATGGTATTAACAGTTATACATGCAACTGCTCGGATACTGGTTATGAGG GTGCTCATTGTGAGGTCAACATCAATGACTGTATCAGCAATCCATGTGTAAACGGAGCGAAGTGTGTCGATGGAGTGAAGGACTATGATTGCATTTGCTTTAATGGTTTCACAG GGAAAAACTGTGAAATCGATATCAATGAATGTGAGAGTAATCCGTGTCAATTTAATGGTACCTGCCTGGAGCATTCTGATATAGATTTATTCGTTGGTCGTCACCCCACAACGCCCCCGCCAATGATGGGAACTTTACCGCTGCCGAAATTCTTCCACCAAGATTTCAATTACTCCATTGCTAGTGG ttatgaATGTGTATGTGTCCCTGGTGTCATGGGCACAAACTGTGAGATTAATATCCAGGAGTGCGACAGTAATCCTTGTCTTCATGGTGTCTGTCAAGATCAGATCGGTGGCTATATTTGCGAGTGCGAGGACGGTTTTGAAGGACTTCATTGTGAAACGGATATTAATGAATGTGAAAAATACAA ACCATGTGTGCACGGTGTGTGTATCGACAAAAGGGCAAACTATTTCTGTGAATGCCCTCCGCAATATGGAGGCAAGAACTGCTCTGTTGAGCTTGTAGGTTGCAATGAGCCGAATGCTTGTCTAAATAATGGAACTTGTAAACCCTACTTGGATAATGAAACTGAGCACAAATTCAACTGCACGTGCCCATATGGATTCCATGGTCAAATTTGTGAAAAG GTCACAACAATGTCTTTGAGTGGCAACTCGTATATAATGGTGAATACATCAAGAGATGAAGGCTACGATATTTCCTTCCGCTTTAAAACCACCTTACCAAGTGGTCTCCTTGCGTTGGGAAGCGGACCCACTTATTACATTTTGAAACTGGCACAAGGAAGGCTGAATCTTCACTCAAGTTTACTGAACAAGTGGGAGGGTGTTTTCATCGGATCTCAACTGAATGACAGCAACTGGCACAAA gtttttgtCGCTATCAATGCATCCCATCTTGTTCTATCAGCCAATGAGGAGCAAACTATTTATCCCATCAATTTGAATGAGGGTGCAACTGCTGCACACACTAGCTTCCCAACAACTTATGTTGGTGGCACAACATCGAACTTGCGCATTTTTACACATGGACCAACATCTTTCATAGGCTGCACTCAGAATATCATCATCAACGGCCAATGG gttgTTCCTGGTGACAAGACTAACACTGCTGCACAATTTTTCGATATCGAAGTTGGATGTCCTAGAAGGGATCAGTGTAATCCAAATCCATGTCAAAACTCAGGGCACTGTATTGATGCCTGGAGCAGATTCAATTGCACTTGTGAGAGACCATTCCTTGGAAACACTTGCCAATACA ATTACACTGCAGCTACGTTTGGTCACGAAAACTCAACAGGAAGCATTGTGAGTGTTGCAGTAGCATCAACTGCACGAAGAGCCATCCGAACCATTGTTGACATTTCCATGTTTATCCGAACCAGACAAGCAAAAGGCGCTATCTTCTATCTGGGCTCATCGCCTGGTACTGTTTCGTTCTCTGATGAAACCCACATTGCTGCTGAGCTGGAAGGTGGTGAGCTCTTAGTTCGAATCCAGTTAAGTGGCTCTCAAGAATCATACACGGTCGGTGGAGTCAAGTTGGATGATGGACATAATCATTTGATCCAA gttGTTCGAAATGTCACTCTGGTGCAAGTGAAGATCAACGGAACTGAGTACTTCAGAAAAACAATTAGCGCTACTGGCCAGTTAGATGCTCAGGTTTTGCTTCTTGGTGGAATGCCTCACTTGCGCTCCTCTCCTACCCCGGTAAGACAGACAAGAAATGTGGATAGATCAGTGCGACAAGCTTCCGACACGGTATCACCATTCAAAGGAATCATTCAAGATGTGcag ataaACAACGGAATAACAACAATGGTGGTAGAATTCTTCCCTTTGCGAGTGAGTGATGTGAAAATCCCTGCCTCATTTGGGAATGTGACGTTTGACTCCATGGCTGTCTTACAGGGCGTTATATCAGATGATTCCTGCGCATCAAATCCCTGTGCAAATGAAGGAGAATGTACGGTGACTTGGAATGATTTCAG TTGCTCATGCCCAGTTGGCTACAAAGGTAAAACCTGTCAAGAAATGGAATTCTGTCAGCTGCAAGACTGTCCTTTGGACAGCGAATGTCATAACTTGCATCACGGATTTGAGTGTGTCGCTAACTTGACTCTCGATGGAAGTGGAAACACGTCATTGCAATATACTTTATCTCGCGGCGAGCAGTCTGTCCCATTAAATTCAATCGAGTTCTCCTACCGCAGTCGCTATGGAGGAATGATTTTACACATCTCTAACTCTTTGAATGTCTACAATTCAGACCGCATCTACTTCTCCATCTATGTATTCAAGGATCAG ATCTCTGTGGCCTGGAAACTGGACCCGAATAGTAGTCGTGAAGTTCGAAAGTTCGGCAAAGAAAAAGCAGACGGAGGGTGGACATCTGTCATTctcaaaattggcaacaataGTATCCAAGGCGGTTTCATCGAGAGCTCTGACGAACCTGGTCTCTCTTTCCCACCTACAAATTTCTCCAGCAGCCAGTGGGAAAATCTCTTAATTAATGGTTTCGTCATGGTCGGAGGTGGTGAAACAGGTGTTTCAGATAGGAACAGTTACATTACAGAAGATGGTGACAGTACAAACCACGTCGACTTTTCATTCCCAGAAATGGCAATGTCATCTGTCGAGAAGTATCACTATAAAATGTCCAGTGGATATTACAAAGGCTGCATCGGGGAGATCCGAATTGGTGGTCTGCTCCTTCCATACTTTACCCCGAAACAACTGAACTCCTCTTATTTCAACCTGCGTGACTATTTTTCCCTGACAACCTATGATGACAGTGAGCCAGACGTAGAATTGGGCTGTTACCTCTGCTCCCCCTCGGAATGCTTGAATGGAGGCAAGTGCACTAATATTGTTGAGTCTTACAACTGTGATTGTCCACCAGGTTACGAAGGAGATGACTGCTCCGTCAATATTGATGAATGTGCCAACAGTGGTTGTAAAAACAGTGCCACTTGCGTTGATGGTATTGCTAACTACACCTGTATCTGCCCGCCAGGTTGGGAAGGATGGCTCTGTGACTCAGAAATTAACGAGTGTGAGTCAAATCCCTGCCTCAACGGGGGTACTTGTCTCGATTTTGTCGGCTATTTTGATTGTTCTTGTACGCCAAAGTTTGTTGGTAAGATCTGTGATCAGTTAAAGCAAGTCACATGTTCTAATGCCCCATGCAGAAACGGCTCCACTTGTATAGATGTGAAAAATCCAGAAACTAGCGATAATTTCACCTGCAGCTGTGCAGAAGGCTACGTCGGAACTTACTGTGACATTCCATACTGTATGCAAGAGCCTTGCAAGAACGGCGGAGCATGTTTCACAAATCGTCCAGTGCCATTCTGCGAATGCGCACCTGGGTTCAGGGGTGAGctgtgcgatgaaaatattgACGATTGTGAGAACAGTCCATGCAAGAATAGTGGTCACTGTATAGATGGCATAGATTCTTTCTCCTGCAACTGCACAGGAACAGGTTATGAAGGTGCCACCTGCGAAATTGATATCAACGAATGCATGTTGTTGACAGTCAAGTGTGGAGAGAAAGGCAAGTGCGTAAACGAAAATGGTGGCTATCATTGTGAGTGCGATGTCAATGATTGTGGTTACAATTGTGAGATGGCTAATCCGTGTGCAGAGTTCAATCCTTGTCAAAATGGCGGAACCTGTGAGCCAGTCTGTATTGATATCTCCGACTATAAATGCATCTGCCCACCTGGACACGCAGGTAAAAACTGCACAGAGTCTCCTGAGTATAGTGCATCAAACTTCTCTGATATTGCCATTATCATCGGAccaattttagcaattttgatAATAGCTACAGCAATTAGTCTGACAGTGTTTGTAATGATGGCTCGGAAAAAGCGAGCAATGAGAGGCACATACAGCCCAAGCTCACAAGAGTATTGCAACCCTCGCGTTGAGCTAGATAATGTCATGAAACCTCCACCAGAAGAACGGTTGATTTAA